In Methanonatronarchaeum sp. AMET-Sl, one genomic interval encodes:
- a CDS encoding 4Fe-4S binding protein gives MPAIVDLEECISCGACESVCPVDAVTVEEVAKVDSSKCVECGNCETECPVGPV, from the coding sequence ATGCCAGCAATAGTTGACTTAGAAGAATGTATTTCCTGTGGGGCGTGTGAGAGTGTATGTCCTGTAGATGCAGTAACTGTAGAAGAAGTCGCAAAAGTTGATAGTTCAAAATGTGTTGAATGTGGAAACTGTGAAACCGAGTGTCCAGTCGGACCTGTCTAA
- the asd gene encoding aspartate-semialdehyde dehydrogenase, translated as MNIDVGVIGATGMVGQRFISLLSDHPWFNLTALAASERSAGKRYSKAADWVLNEDMPNSVRDIEVVETKPGFQADIVFSALPSDIAKKVEPQFAEQGYIVASNASAYRMAEDVPLLIPEVNPEHIDLIDIQREQRDWDGAIITNPNCSSIILTLPVTPIAREFGITDLRVATLQAVSGAGYTGVPSMAIVDNVIPYIGGEEDKVETEIQKMLGDLEDGKIKHRDFNVTATCNRVPVLDGHLENLWIETEEKTTVDEIKETMAKFEGEPQKLDLPTAPKNPVIITEQDDRPQTRLDRNKQNGMSVTAGRIRGENEIQMTILGHNTIRGAAGASILNAELLAKKQKI; from the coding sequence ATGAATATAGACGTCGGAGTCATCGGTGCAACTGGAATGGTAGGTCAGAGATTCATTTCCTTACTCTCCGACCACCCATGGTTTAATTTAACAGCACTAGCAGCTTCCGAGAGAAGTGCAGGAAAAAGATACAGCAAGGCCGCTGACTGGGTATTAAACGAAGATATGCCAAACTCAGTCAGAGATATAGAAGTGGTTGAAACCAAACCTGGGTTCCAAGCAGACATAGTTTTCAGTGCACTTCCATCAGACATAGCCAAAAAAGTTGAACCACAGTTTGCTGAACAAGGATACATAGTAGCGAGCAACGCATCAGCATACCGAATGGCAGAAGACGTCCCCTTATTAATACCAGAAGTAAATCCAGAACACATCGATTTAATCGATATCCAGAGAGAACAAAGAGATTGGGATGGCGCAATAATAACAAACCCAAACTGTTCATCAATAATATTAACATTACCAGTAACCCCAATCGCACGTGAATTCGGAATCACCGACTTGAGAGTCGCTACACTTCAGGCAGTAAGTGGAGCAGGATACACAGGAGTCCCATCGATGGCGATAGTTGACAACGTAATACCATATATAGGTGGAGAAGAAGACAAAGTCGAAACAGAAATCCAGAAAATGTTGGGCGACCTCGAAGATGGAAAGATAAAACACAGAGACTTCAACGTAACCGCAACCTGCAACAGAGTACCTGTACTAGACGGACATCTAGAAAACCTATGGATCGAAACCGAAGAAAAAACTACCGTTGATGAAATAAAAGAGACAATGGCCAAATTTGAAGGAGAACCACAAAAACTAGACCTACCAACAGCACCTAAAAACCCCGTAATCATTACAGAACAAGACGACAGACCTCAAACAAGACTCGACCGAAACAAACAAAATGGAATGTCAGTAACCGCAGGAAGAATACGAGGAGAAAATGAAATCCAGATGACAATACTAGGACACAACACAATAAGAGGCGCAGCAGGTGCATCAATACTAAACGCCGAATTACTAGCAAAAAAACAAAAAATCTAA